In Arthrobacter ramosus, one DNA window encodes the following:
- a CDS encoding phosphocholine-specific phospholipase C: protein MVTVNRRQLLGGVAAAAASMALPASIGRALAAEPAVRSGTIDDVEHVVILMQENRSFDHYFGTMRGVRGFGDPRPWRLPNGDDVWHQPPATVQTARYHARGLPADAKYVLPFYIDSARTSENIAGTDHGWSSGHLAWNEGRWDQWVNQKQDVLTMAYLSEKENSFHRALADSFTVCDAYFASVHADTAPNRIALWTGTIDPQNRLGSAKNGPGIGERNVTNGYTWTTYAERLQQKGISWRVYQGGTGVPGQPTDNYTDNSLEFFANFQKAQGASGPLVDNGASTHTLAELKQHVLNGTLPSVSWIVSPYKYSEHPSASPTDGAYYIDTVLDALTADPKVWAKTALILNYDENDGFFDHVVPPMPPLKNRPGTDGMVSASLSASLADEFLDLDLHPGEAHPLVPGADPHGKQPIGLGPRVPLVVISPWSKGGWVCSEVFDHTSVIRFLEKRFRVPEPNISDWRRSVCGDLTSAFDFSRAQADFTAMNPPAPIQGQGQPFSVQNPQSMPQQAPGVRPARPLPYLFGVEFVRSGSSELSLEFANQGEAGAHFLVRNGRTPQDAPRRYQIAAKDTVRDSWSGDSAYDLGVWGANGYLAEFKGTLTDPDELQVKVQEDVAGTPVQLVLSNSGTRPRKIRISNAYDQGKALKVTVPPRKTVTRDIELESSHGWYDVSVADEDAPQYLRRFAGHHENGKPSYSDPAAAGALNHQ from the coding sequence ATGGTTACGGTGAACCGGAGGCAATTGCTCGGGGGCGTTGCGGCTGCCGCCGCATCAATGGCGCTGCCAGCATCGATCGGGAGAGCCTTGGCGGCTGAACCGGCCGTACGAAGCGGCACGATCGACGACGTCGAACATGTGGTCATCCTCATGCAGGAGAACCGGTCCTTCGATCACTACTTTGGCACCATGAGGGGGGTGCGTGGCTTCGGCGATCCACGCCCGTGGCGCCTTCCCAACGGCGACGACGTTTGGCATCAACCCCCTGCAACCGTTCAAACCGCTCGCTACCACGCACGCGGGTTGCCTGCAGACGCAAAATACGTCCTGCCGTTCTACATCGACTCAGCCAGGACATCCGAAAACATTGCCGGCACCGACCATGGCTGGAGCAGCGGCCACTTGGCTTGGAACGAGGGCCGCTGGGACCAGTGGGTAAACCAAAAACAAGACGTACTGACGATGGCCTATCTGTCCGAGAAAGAAAACAGCTTCCATCGCGCCCTCGCGGATTCATTCACCGTTTGCGATGCGTATTTTGCTTCCGTCCACGCCGATACCGCACCGAACCGCATCGCTCTGTGGACGGGCACAATCGACCCGCAAAACCGGCTCGGCTCGGCCAAGAACGGGCCCGGCATCGGGGAACGCAACGTCACTAACGGCTATACCTGGACCACGTACGCAGAACGGCTTCAGCAGAAGGGCATCAGCTGGCGCGTCTACCAGGGCGGAACGGGTGTTCCGGGACAACCGACGGACAACTACACCGACAATTCCCTTGAATTCTTCGCCAACTTCCAGAAAGCCCAGGGGGCCAGCGGGCCGCTCGTAGACAACGGCGCATCGACACACACCCTTGCCGAACTGAAACAGCACGTGCTCAACGGCACACTGCCCTCCGTATCGTGGATAGTTTCGCCCTACAAGTACAGCGAGCATCCCTCGGCTTCGCCCACGGACGGCGCGTACTACATCGACACGGTCCTGGACGCGCTTACCGCCGACCCTAAAGTCTGGGCAAAGACGGCGCTGATCCTGAATTATGACGAGAACGATGGCTTCTTCGACCACGTCGTGCCTCCCATGCCACCATTGAAGAACCGCCCGGGAACCGACGGCATGGTATCGGCGTCGCTGTCGGCTAGCTTGGCCGATGAATTCCTCGATCTGGACCTGCACCCGGGCGAAGCCCACCCCTTGGTGCCCGGCGCCGACCCCCACGGAAAACAACCCATTGGCCTCGGGCCCAGGGTTCCACTTGTGGTCATCTCACCCTGGAGCAAGGGCGGATGGGTGTGCTCGGAAGTATTCGACCACACCTCAGTCATCCGATTCCTGGAAAAGCGATTCCGCGTGCCAGAGCCGAACATCAGCGACTGGCGCCGTTCCGTCTGCGGAGACCTCACATCGGCGTTTGACTTCTCCAGGGCGCAGGCCGACTTCACGGCAATGAATCCGCCTGCTCCCATCCAAGGGCAGGGCCAGCCATTCTCGGTCCAGAATCCGCAGTCAATGCCGCAGCAAGCACCTGGAGTCCGGCCGGCGCGCCCGCTTCCGTATCTGTTCGGCGTCGAGTTCGTACGCTCCGGTAGCTCGGAACTCAGCCTGGAATTCGCAAATCAGGGAGAAGCCGGCGCCCACTTCTTGGTCCGGAACGGACGAACTCCGCAGGATGCGCCGCGCCGTTACCAGATTGCCGCGAAAGACACTGTCCGCGATTCATGGTCCGGCGACTCTGCCTACGACCTGGGGGTGTGGGGCGCAAACGGGTACCTTGCCGAATTCAAGGGCACTCTCACGGACCCGGACGAGCTCCAAGTCAAGGTGCAAGAGGACGTCGCTGGCACCCCGGTGCAGCTCGTGCTCAGCAATTCCGGAACGCGTCCCCGGAAAATCCGCATTTCCAATGCCTACGACCAAGGCAAAGCGCTCAAAGTGACGGTCCCGCCCAGGAAGACCGTTACCAGGGACATCGAACTGGAGTCCAGCCACGGCTGGTACGACGTGAGCGTTGCCGATGAAGACGCCCCGCAGTACCTGCGACGGTTCGCGGGCCACCATGAAAACGGGAAACCCAGCTACAGCGACCCCGCCGCAGCCGGCGCACTCAACCACCAGTAA
- a CDS encoding glycosyltransferase family 4 protein, giving the protein MVEIRMILPANVRHRSGGNIYNARLAEALRAQGAEVSVCKLDGDWPSGTAGDRRRFADALAGGDPPIYIVDGLIASGAPTEIETATGAGHRVWVLLHVPPSGEDPVETSALRAATGLLCTGSRTAEAARRLGLSNVHLATPGADLPSRARPSPRGAAAAPHFIMVGALLPNKDQIFFVDALARIKDLAWTAALVGSTKANPSYAAAVRERILRNGLEKRAETTAELSGPALEEQWLRADLSLLISHSESFGMVVQESLAHGIPVVVRKGTGAVEALGAHGAGEAIDLTAGIGSLENLLRRWLGDPALREGWRVAAEAASRVLPRWEDTARAVLRAVTAA; this is encoded by the coding sequence TTGGTCGAGATCCGCATGATTTTGCCCGCAAATGTGCGCCATCGTTCCGGGGGAAATATCTACAACGCGAGGCTGGCGGAAGCCCTCCGCGCCCAGGGCGCAGAGGTCTCGGTCTGTAAGCTCGACGGCGACTGGCCTTCCGGAACTGCCGGAGACCGGAGGCGCTTTGCCGATGCACTTGCCGGAGGCGACCCGCCCATCTACATTGTCGACGGCCTGATTGCCTCGGGCGCGCCCACGGAAATCGAGACAGCAACCGGTGCCGGGCACCGCGTCTGGGTGCTGCTCCACGTGCCCCCTTCCGGTGAGGATCCAGTGGAAACGAGCGCGCTCCGCGCAGCAACAGGTCTTCTCTGCACTGGTTCCCGTACTGCTGAAGCGGCCAGAAGATTGGGCCTGAGCAACGTGCATCTGGCGACCCCCGGTGCAGATCTCCCGTCGAGAGCCCGCCCAAGTCCACGAGGGGCTGCGGCGGCACCGCATTTCATTATGGTGGGCGCCCTACTCCCCAATAAGGACCAGATCTTCTTTGTCGACGCGCTGGCCAGGATCAAGGACTTGGCGTGGACCGCAGCGCTTGTGGGCTCCACAAAAGCAAACCCCTCCTACGCCGCCGCCGTGCGGGAGCGCATCCTCCGGAATGGACTTGAAAAGCGGGCGGAAACAACAGCTGAGCTTTCCGGCCCGGCCTTGGAGGAGCAGTGGCTCCGTGCTGATCTCAGTCTGTTGATCTCACACTCGGAGTCCTTCGGCATGGTGGTCCAGGAGTCCTTGGCTCACGGCATACCGGTAGTCGTCCGCAAGGGAACCGGCGCCGTCGAAGCGCTCGGGGCCCACGGTGCCGGTGAAGCGATCGATCTCACCGCAGGAATCGGATCGCTGGAGAATCTCCTGCGGAGATGGCTTGGCGACCCTGCCCTGCGGGAGGGATGGCGGGTAGCAGCCGAGGCAGCCAGCAGGGTGTTGCCGCGATGGGAAGACACCGCACGGGCGGTCCTTCGCGCCGTCACGGCGGCGTAA
- a CDS encoding uracil-DNA glycosylase, with translation MTIDWDEKRALLQEPNIAAVTQLCDELMAKRPGSTVPYIDPVHDEDECRIVTLQTSPGRAPTSGFVSHLNDDDAARRAQLIYDSADLDVRYVMPWNCYPWVRDPELPPALSAQEKTDGLRPFRQFLKINKRVSAVVAHGAEAAAFLALFEKTYHSPLRQHGIKVYKASALGGRAFALSEAKQQELLAKNIETYRDAMQRAGIQHL, from the coding sequence GTGACCATTGACTGGGACGAAAAAAGGGCCTTGCTACAGGAGCCCAACATTGCTGCGGTGACGCAGCTGTGCGACGAACTGATGGCCAAAAGGCCAGGTTCTACCGTGCCTTACATCGATCCGGTGCATGACGAAGATGAGTGCCGGATCGTCACCCTCCAGACCAGCCCGGGGCGGGCTCCCACCTCGGGTTTCGTATCGCACCTCAACGACGACGACGCCGCCCGACGTGCGCAGCTGATCTATGACTCAGCCGACTTGGACGTCCGCTACGTGATGCCGTGGAACTGCTACCCGTGGGTCCGCGACCCGGAACTGCCGCCGGCACTGAGTGCACAGGAGAAGACCGACGGTCTCCGCCCGTTCCGCCAGTTCCTCAAGATCAACAAGCGCGTTTCCGCCGTCGTTGCTCACGGCGCGGAGGCCGCAGCTTTCCTGGCGCTCTTTGAGAAGACCTACCACTCGCCGCTCCGGCAGCACGGGATCAAGGTCTACAAGGCCAGCGCGCTCGGTGGACGGGCATTTGCCCTGTCCGAGGCGAAGCAACAGGAACTCCTGGCCAAAAACATCGAAACCTACCGGGACGCGATGCAGCGGGCAGGCATCCAGCACCTATAA
- a CDS encoding RNA-binding S4 domain-containing protein, whose product MTSLPTSAQTSKSGNVRIDAWLWAIRAYKTRSAATTACRAGHVRINGNPVKASQSVIIGDTIRVRQPGFERILEVRRLIAKRVGAEAASHCFTDHTPERPAAPALGLPQRDRGAGRPTKKDRRDMQKLKGQ is encoded by the coding sequence ATGACTAGCCTTCCGACTTCCGCCCAAACATCGAAAAGCGGCAATGTGCGCATTGACGCCTGGCTCTGGGCCATCCGTGCTTACAAGACCCGTTCCGCAGCCACAACCGCTTGCAGGGCGGGACATGTGCGAATCAACGGGAACCCGGTCAAGGCCTCGCAGTCCGTGATTATCGGCGACACCATCCGTGTACGGCAGCCCGGCTTCGAGCGCATCCTTGAGGTCCGGAGGCTCATTGCAAAAAGGGTAGGGGCTGAAGCAGCATCCCACTGCTTTACCGACCATACTCCGGAGCGCCCCGCCGCACCCGCCCTCGGGCTGCCGCAGCGCGATCGCGGTGCAGGACGGCCTACCAAAAAGGACCGGCGCGATATGCAGAAGCTGAAGGGACAGTAG
- a CDS encoding aldo/keto reductase: protein MSLSELRTLGRTGALISPLTLGTLNLGTGSAPTGAEESIRIVHAALDAGITSVDTADIYSQGEAEAIVGRALHGRRDDVFLSTKFHGQMGPNPAHAGNSRRWIMKAVEGSLHRLQTDRIDLYQAHRPDYNTDVLETITALNDLIRQGKILYYGTSVFTPSQLVEAQWIATTNHLIPPVVDQVPYSLLVRANERDVFAITQQYNLGVLSYGPLDGGWLSGNYRVGVPQPASSRASAVPGRFDVSAPCNRNKLLAADALARVAERHGLTLIQLAVGFALNHPAVSSVVIGPRTEDHLVDYLKAADVVLNEAVLNAIDDIVAPGTNFLERDAGTVVPHLEYAELRRR, encoded by the coding sequence ATGAGCCTCAGCGAGCTTCGAACCCTGGGACGCACAGGCGCCCTGATCAGCCCCCTTACCCTGGGAACCCTTAACCTTGGGACGGGCTCGGCGCCCACCGGCGCCGAAGAAAGCATCCGCATTGTCCATGCGGCCCTCGACGCCGGCATCACGAGCGTCGATACCGCAGACATCTATTCGCAGGGCGAGGCAGAGGCTATTGTGGGCCGGGCCCTCCATGGCAGGCGGGATGACGTTTTCCTTTCCACCAAGTTCCACGGACAAATGGGGCCGAATCCCGCCCACGCTGGGAATTCCCGGCGCTGGATCATGAAGGCCGTGGAAGGGAGCCTGCACCGCTTGCAGACGGACAGGATCGACCTTTACCAGGCACACCGTCCCGACTACAACACGGACGTCCTGGAAACCATCACGGCCCTCAACGACCTCATCCGGCAGGGCAAGATCCTCTATTACGGAACGTCTGTGTTCACGCCGTCGCAGCTTGTGGAGGCACAGTGGATCGCCACCACGAACCACCTCATACCGCCAGTGGTGGATCAGGTGCCCTATTCCTTGCTGGTCCGCGCGAATGAGCGCGACGTCTTCGCGATCACGCAGCAGTACAACCTTGGCGTGCTCAGTTATGGACCGCTCGACGGCGGCTGGCTCTCCGGGAACTACCGCGTAGGAGTTCCCCAGCCCGCAAGCTCCCGCGCGTCGGCCGTTCCCGGGCGCTTCGACGTCTCGGCACCTTGCAACAGGAACAAACTCCTGGCAGCCGATGCCTTGGCCCGCGTCGCCGAACGGCACGGGCTCACCCTCATCCAGCTTGCTGTCGGTTTCGCCCTGAATCATCCAGCCGTCAGCAGTGTGGTTATCGGTCCACGCACGGAGGACCATCTGGTCGATTACCTCAAGGCCGCGGATGTTGTCCTCAACGAAGCCGTCCTGAATGCCATTGACGACATCGTGGCGCCCGGCACCAACTTCCTGGAGCGGGACGCAGGGACCGTCGTCCCGCACCTTGAATACGCGGAACTTCGACGCCGGTAA
- a CDS encoding flavin reductase family protein, whose protein sequence is MTQVTVDGAASVKQAFAQFPSGVAAFSAMVGFAPEALVASSFTVGVSLEPPLVMFAVQNSSTTWPKLRRAPRLGVSILAQGQEAVCLQLSSRTQDRFAGLATSTSDAGAVSIDGAALVLECEVVSETPAGDHAIVVLEVKSVEINHDAEPLIYHGAGFRQLVA, encoded by the coding sequence ATGACCCAGGTAACGGTGGATGGAGCCGCGTCGGTCAAGCAGGCGTTCGCGCAATTTCCCTCAGGCGTGGCGGCCTTCAGTGCCATGGTCGGCTTCGCGCCGGAGGCCTTGGTGGCATCGAGCTTCACGGTGGGAGTCTCGCTCGAACCCCCGCTGGTCATGTTTGCTGTGCAGAATTCGTCCACGACGTGGCCCAAGCTCCGGCGCGCCCCTCGTCTGGGTGTTTCCATCTTGGCCCAAGGCCAGGAAGCCGTGTGCCTGCAGCTCTCCTCGCGGACGCAGGACCGATTCGCCGGCCTTGCGACCTCAACGAGCGACGCAGGTGCGGTGTCGATCGACGGCGCGGCGCTCGTGCTTGAATGCGAAGTGGTGTCCGAAACGCCCGCAGGCGACCACGCGATCGTCGTCCTCGAAGTGAAGTCCGTGGAGATCAACCACGACGCCGAGCCCCTCATCTACCACGGTGCCGGGTTCAGGCAACTGGTTGCCTGA
- a CDS encoding YchJ family protein has product MPLDPARLRIGACPCLSGEQYTECCGRFHRGDADAPTAEQLMRSRYSAFVVLDGDYLLRTWHPDTRPAALDLDPDIEWRRLDILATHRGGPLDAEGTVEFAAHYRSEGERGVQRENSRFLRVDRRWYYLDGDVG; this is encoded by the coding sequence ATGCCACTCGATCCGGCCCGCCTCCGCATAGGCGCTTGCCCTTGTTTGTCCGGAGAGCAGTACACCGAGTGCTGTGGGCGCTTCCACCGCGGAGACGCCGACGCGCCCACGGCGGAACAGCTCATGCGTTCGCGCTACTCGGCCTTTGTGGTTCTTGACGGCGATTATCTTCTGCGCACGTGGCACCCTGACACCAGGCCTGCCGCGCTGGACCTGGACCCGGACATTGAATGGCGCCGGCTGGACATCCTGGCGACGCACCGAGGCGGCCCCTTGGACGCCGAAGGGACGGTCGAGTTCGCGGCACACTACCGTTCCGAGGGCGAACGCGGAGTCCAGCGCGAAAACAGCCGCTTCCTGCGAGTCGACCGGCGCTGGTACTACCTCGACGGTGACGTCGGCTAG
- a CDS encoding acyl-CoA dehydrogenase family protein translates to MTSATDNKSSGVTAAEARAVAEAARDTEWNRPSFAKGLYLGDFDLGLIHPWPQARAEDVERGEEFMAKLTEFCGTMSGRAIERDAKIPDEYLAGLTELGVFGMKIPREYGGLGLSLVYYGRALALLGSVHPSLGALLSAHQSIGVPEPVKVFGTPEQKQEYLPRCAAGAITAFLLTEPDVGSDPARMGSTAVPSDDGESYLLDGVKLWTTNGVIAELVVVMAVVPARTAPDGRALKGGITAFVVEMDSPGITVENRNAFMGLRGIENGVTRFHQVRVPAANRLGREGQGLKIALTTLNTGRLSIPGLCVAAGKWSLKIAREWSNARTQWGRPVGKHEAVGKKIAFIAATTFALEAVFELSAEMADAGQKDVRIEAALAKLWSTELSYTVADELVQIRGGRGFETADSLEARGERAVAAEQLLRDMRINRIFEGSSEIMRLLIAREAVDAHLSAAGELASADATLQEKARAAVGASGFYAKWLPKLVAGAGMDPRSYGEFGRLAKQLRYVERASRRLARQTFYGMGRWQARLEYKQAFLGRIVDIGAELFAMAACCSRAEMLLQTAPEQGGAAYELAEAYCEQARIRVDGYFDQLWRNTDDVDHELSSNVLAGDYAWLEAGILDQSEGTGPWIADATPGASSKENLHRKYR, encoded by the coding sequence ATGACCTCCGCCACTGATAACAAGAGCAGCGGCGTCACGGCCGCAGAAGCCCGCGCCGTCGCCGAGGCCGCCCGCGACACCGAATGGAACCGCCCGAGTTTCGCCAAGGGACTGTATTTGGGAGACTTCGATCTGGGGCTGATCCATCCGTGGCCCCAGGCAAGAGCCGAAGACGTCGAGCGCGGCGAAGAGTTCATGGCGAAGCTGACGGAGTTCTGCGGCACCATGTCCGGCCGAGCCATCGAACGCGATGCCAAGATCCCGGACGAATACCTCGCAGGCCTCACCGAATTAGGCGTTTTCGGCATGAAGATTCCGCGCGAGTACGGCGGTTTGGGCCTGTCGCTGGTCTATTACGGCAGGGCGTTGGCACTATTGGGGTCAGTCCACCCGAGCCTTGGCGCGCTGCTTTCGGCCCACCAGTCCATCGGCGTCCCCGAGCCGGTCAAAGTCTTCGGCACCCCCGAACAAAAGCAGGAGTACTTGCCGCGTTGCGCGGCCGGCGCCATCACGGCCTTCCTGCTGACAGAGCCCGACGTCGGCAGCGACCCCGCCCGGATGGGCAGCACCGCAGTGCCAAGCGACGACGGCGAGTCTTACCTTTTGGACGGCGTCAAACTTTGGACCACCAACGGCGTGATCGCCGAACTGGTAGTGGTCATGGCGGTTGTTCCTGCCCGCACCGCCCCCGACGGCAGGGCACTCAAGGGCGGAATCACGGCGTTCGTCGTGGAAATGGACTCCCCCGGCATCACCGTGGAGAACCGCAACGCCTTCATGGGTCTGCGCGGCATCGAGAACGGCGTGACGCGGTTCCACCAAGTCCGCGTACCGGCAGCCAACCGGCTGGGCCGCGAAGGCCAGGGACTCAAGATCGCGCTCACCACGCTCAACACGGGCCGGCTGTCCATCCCCGGGCTGTGCGTGGCGGCGGGCAAGTGGTCATTGAAGATCGCCCGCGAATGGTCCAACGCCCGCACCCAATGGGGCCGGCCGGTCGGAAAACATGAGGCCGTCGGCAAGAAGATCGCCTTCATCGCCGCCACCACTTTTGCCCTTGAAGCTGTTTTTGAACTGTCTGCCGAGATGGCCGATGCCGGCCAGAAAGATGTGCGGATCGAGGCTGCGCTGGCCAAGCTTTGGTCCACTGAACTCAGCTACACGGTGGCTGATGAGTTGGTGCAGATCCGAGGTGGCCGTGGCTTTGAGACGGCGGATTCCTTGGAGGCCCGCGGGGAGCGCGCAGTGGCCGCCGAGCAGTTGCTGAGGGACATGCGCATCAACCGGATCTTCGAAGGCTCGTCCGAGATCATGCGCCTGCTCATCGCCCGGGAAGCCGTCGATGCCCACCTTTCTGCCGCGGGCGAGCTCGCCTCCGCGGACGCAACCCTGCAGGAGAAGGCGCGTGCCGCCGTCGGCGCCTCAGGTTTCTACGCCAAATGGCTCCCTAAGCTTGTGGCCGGCGCCGGCATGGACCCCCGGTCCTACGGTGAGTTCGGGCGCCTCGCGAAGCAACTGAGGTATGTGGAGCGGGCTTCACGCCGGCTCGCCCGGCAGACGTTCTACGGGATGGGCCGCTGGCAGGCAAGGCTTGAATACAAACAAGCGTTCCTCGGCAGGATCGTGGATATCGGGGCCGAGTTGTTTGCCATGGCAGCGTGCTGCTCGCGGGCCGAGATGCTGCTTCAGACCGCACCGGAGCAAGGCGGTGCGGCGTACGAACTCGCCGAGGCCTACTGCGAGCAGGCCAGGATTCGCGTGGACGGATACTTCGATCAGTTGTGGCGGAACACCGACGACGTCGATCATGAGTTGTCATCGAACGTCCTCGCGGGGGACTACGCCTGGCTTGAGGCCGGAATCCTTGACCAATCCGAAGGAACGGGTCCGTGGATCGCCGACGCCACCCCGGGCGCGTCGTCAAAGGAGAACCTGCACCGGAAGTACCGCTGA
- a CDS encoding DUF3375 family protein, with protein MSRSAMSSADAISARLRDLELLTKGPAWALTRSAPWVIAVLQASFTRTRPQLPLEEFHADVDAFLEQLRRQDPGLGGQGSGKAFADEWTRKQFLTRRSQSGQIVYEITEAAARVLAFLDSLSSERSTLNGSRLGTLLGDVEKLANETNPDQSARLESLEEEIQERQQLIEDISSGDFDGLLDDEEAVEAAGNILDLAASLPADYKKMRDRIEELVGELRNQIIEESLSKGATMAQVLEADKRLRQSPEGRTFRSFTAFLEDPQQQLRFRSAIGDVLSRQFADDLSHEDRETLKNLVAELRTQHSQIQRIYGRLSESLNNYIQSDDIRQSVRLRQVLREAEQAIRSMPYERDRPGLVRGPVLFNAGFESLAMVKLFDPDEFAAPPKLADPIAFSDSDRVRSLRSAKARPDVVRSAMAGASTLAGAWANLPEEERHINTVRALLSEALHGGAAFDRAAWENIDFEQIDGSTRTAYLPLVTLTKDSDD; from the coding sequence GTGTCCCGCTCAGCAATGTCCTCAGCCGACGCCATCAGTGCACGGCTCAGAGACCTCGAACTCCTGACCAAAGGCCCCGCGTGGGCCCTCACGCGCTCGGCTCCCTGGGTTATCGCGGTGCTCCAGGCATCCTTCACCCGGACAAGGCCGCAGCTTCCGCTCGAAGAGTTCCATGCCGACGTCGACGCTTTCCTTGAGCAGCTCCGCAGGCAGGATCCCGGGCTGGGCGGCCAGGGGAGCGGCAAGGCATTTGCCGACGAATGGACCCGCAAGCAGTTCCTGACCCGACGCAGCCAGTCCGGCCAGATCGTCTACGAAATCACTGAGGCCGCCGCGCGCGTCCTGGCTTTCCTGGACAGCCTTTCCAGCGAACGCTCCACCCTCAACGGTTCCCGGCTCGGAACGTTGCTGGGCGACGTCGAAAAGCTCGCCAACGAGACGAACCCGGATCAAAGCGCCCGTTTGGAATCCCTTGAAGAGGAGATCCAGGAGCGCCAGCAGCTGATCGAGGACATCAGCTCGGGCGACTTCGACGGTCTCTTGGACGATGAGGAAGCCGTCGAGGCAGCCGGGAACATCCTGGACCTTGCGGCGAGCCTGCCTGCCGACTACAAGAAGATGCGCGACCGCATCGAAGAACTGGTAGGCGAGCTCCGCAACCAGATCATCGAGGAATCCCTCAGCAAGGGCGCCACCATGGCACAGGTCCTTGAGGCGGACAAACGCCTGCGCCAGAGCCCAGAAGGCCGCACGTTCCGTTCCTTCACGGCGTTCCTTGAGGACCCGCAGCAACAGTTGCGTTTCCGTTCGGCGATCGGTGATGTGCTGAGCCGCCAATTCGCGGACGACCTCAGCCATGAGGACCGGGAAACCCTGAAGAACCTCGTGGCGGAATTGCGTACCCAGCACAGCCAGATCCAGCGCATCTACGGCCGGCTGTCCGAAAGTCTCAACAACTACATCCAGAGCGACGACATCCGCCAGTCCGTCCGGCTCCGGCAGGTCCTGCGCGAAGCCGAACAGGCTATCCGCTCCATGCCCTACGAACGCGACCGTCCCGGCCTGGTCCGCGGCCCGGTGTTGTTCAATGCGGGATTCGAATCACTCGCCATGGTCAAGCTCTTCGATCCGGATGAGTTCGCGGCTCCTCCAAAGCTCGCCGACCCTATCGCCTTCAGCGATTCGGACCGCGTGCGTTCGCTGCGCTCCGCGAAGGCAAGGCCCGACGTCGTCCGCTCGGCAATGGCGGGCGCCTCCACGCTGGCGGGGGCCTGGGCGAACCTCCCGGAGGAAGAACGGCACATCAACACTGTCCGGGCACTCCTGTCCGAAGCGCTGCACGGTGGCGCGGCGTTCGACCGGGCCGCCTGGGAAAACATCGACTTCGAACAAATCGATGGCAGCACACGCACCGCGTACCTGCCGCTCGTGACGCTGACTAAGGATTCCGATGACTGA
- a CDS encoding DUF4194 domain-containing protein has translation MTDAHPTEHAPSSEQGVDITQHVQSEASQDGHAHSWTAESAASSAAEDGHVHQDPFRVTPRDTFVDGAALFPGDTGVLPMKVRQALVRLLKGPYVDGDRDEKLWTTLLDNQVILRSRLSELFLNLQLDHERKIAVLRPVDPEAVGGSARSSILRQQRALSRVETIVLLRLRLLLDRHVTAQTDPVITREEIAELVAHYQPSGQQDALRDTDVVNRTVTKLLARQLLLATGIEDTFAISRALPLALPFENIGDIPAQIEALIAVAADESGTEPLIELTEPDDDPNSNDDADSDVDDTNGDASTAEAKATTADSTESETMEAAK, from the coding sequence ATGACTGACGCCCACCCCACCGAGCATGCCCCCTCTTCGGAGCAAGGAGTGGACATAACGCAGCATGTCCAGTCCGAGGCTTCGCAGGATGGACATGCGCATTCCTGGACGGCGGAATCGGCGGCGTCATCGGCGGCGGAGGATGGACATGTCCATCAGGATCCGTTCCGAGTCACGCCCCGCGACACGTTCGTCGACGGCGCGGCGCTATTCCCGGGCGACACCGGCGTCCTGCCCATGAAGGTCCGTCAGGCCCTTGTGCGGCTGCTCAAGGGCCCATATGTCGACGGCGACCGCGACGAAAAGCTCTGGACCACCCTTCTGGACAACCAAGTGATTCTCCGCAGCCGGCTTTCGGAGCTTTTCCTGAACCTGCAACTGGACCACGAACGCAAGATCGCGGTGCTCCGACCCGTTGATCCAGAAGCCGTTGGAGGTAGCGCCCGCTCGAGCATCCTTCGCCAGCAACGCGCGTTGAGCCGGGTGGAAACCATCGTGCTTCTGCGCTTGAGGCTCCTCCTCGACCGCCACGTCACGGCCCAGACCGACCCAGTGATCACTCGCGAAGAAATCGCCGAACTCGTGGCGCACTACCAGCCATCCGGCCAACAAGACGCCCTCCGCGACACCGACGTCGTGAACCGCACAGTCACGAAGCTCCTTGCCCGCCAGCTCCTCCTGGCCACGGGCATCGAAGACACCTTCGCGATCTCCAGAGCGCTCCCCCTAGCCCTCCCCTTCGAAAACATCGGCGACATCCCAGCCCAAATCGAAGCACTGATCGCAGTAGCAGCCGACGAATCAGGCACGGAACCCCTCATCGAACTAACAGAACCGGACGACGACCCCAACTCCAACGACGACGCTGACTCCGATGTGGACGACACAAATGGTGACGCATCCACCGCGGAGGCAAAGGCAACCACAGCTGACTCAACCGAGAGCGAAACAATGGAGGCAGCCAAGTGA